The nucleotide sequence CGGGCGGCCGTCTTCGCGCACGACGACGCGGTCTTTCTCGTCCCCGTGTTCCGTCGAACGGAGCCAGAGCTTCTCTTCGCCCTCGTAGACACCCTCGCCGAGTTTCTTCATGACCCGGTCCCAGTCGTCGTAAAGCGACGCTTCGCTGACAAAGGTATCGAAGTGGATGTTCGCATCTCCCAGGTCGGAGACGATGAGATCCATCACCTTGTCCTTCGCCCAGAGCGCGAGTTCTTTCTGGCGGTCGGCGTTGGTGAGAACATCGCTGCCGAATGCCGTGAGCGCCTCTTCGGCAAGGATCGTCATGTATTCGCCGCGGTAGTACTTCTCCGGCCACTCGACTTCCATGTTGAGGACGCTGTGCTGCCCTTCAAGCTGCAGGCTCACTCCCAGGAGGTCGATCTGGTTGCCGGCGTCGTTGACATAGTACTCGGCCGTGATGTCGTAGCCCAGGCGGCGTCCGAGGCGCAGGAGCGTATCGCCGTAAACCGCGCCGCGGGCATGGCCGATGTGCAGCGGACCCGTCGGGTTTGCGCTGACGAACTCCAGCAGGATCTTGCCTTCGCGGTCGGCATGGCCGAAGGCGTCCGGGTTGGCAAGCGCCCAGCCGGCGTACTCGTCCATAAAGGCTTCGGAGAGACGGAAGTTGATGTACCCCTTGGTTGCTTCGACCGCGGTGAACATTGCATGCTCGCCGAAGGAGGAGGCCAGTTCATCGGCAATCACCATCGGCGATTTGCGCAGTTCCTTGGCCAGGGAGAAGGCAATGGGGGTGGCGTAGTGCCCGAAAGAGCGGTCTTTGGGCTTTTCGAGCACGACCTCGCGCTCAAATTGCGCTTTGAGAAGCGCCGATACACGCTGTTTCAAATCGATTACGCCTGTTTTTCGGATTCTTTGGGTGCTTCGGAAGCCGCCGTTGCATCACCGCCCTCGACTTTCTTGGGGGCCTCGCCGCTTGCAACCTCTTCCGGTTCGTCTTTCATCTCATTCTTGAAGTTCTTGATTCCCTTGCCGATACCCTTGGCAAGATCCGGAATTTTTTTCGCACCGAAGAGCAGGACGATGATCCCGAAAATCAACAGCAGTTCAGTTCCGCTTGGCATACCCATAGTAATTCCTTAGGTGGTTTTTTTGGAAATGTAATAATAGCGAAAAAATGCGGGGATATTGGTTAGTAAAGCCGTTTTACGGCATGGAGGGCGGCGCTACTGCGCTTCCCAGGCCTGTACGAATTCATTGATCGTGAGCGTCGGCACTTTCAGGCGGGCGGCCCTGGCGACGGAAATGAGCACTTCCGCCGCTTCGTCGAGGTCGTCATTGATGATGATGTAGTCGTATTCGCACATGCGCTGGACTTCGCGCTTGGCCATATCGATCCGGCGTTCGATCACCTCCGGCGCATCGGTGGCCCGTGACCGGAGACGCTGCTCGAGTTCGCTCAGGCTCGGGGTCGTAATAAAGGCCGAGGTCGTGATGTCGCCCATGCGGTTCTGGACCGCGTCGTGTCCCTGGACGTCGATGTCGAAAATGACGAGCTTCCCCTCGGAGAGGGCCTTTTTCACGGGTTTGAGCGAGGTACCGTAGTAGTTGCCGTGCACGACGGCGTATTCCAGGAAATTCTCCTCGTCGATATCGCGTTTGAAGCTCTCTTCGTCGACGAAGTGGTAGTGCACACCGTCAATTTCCCCCTCGCGCATCGGGCGTGTCGTCGTCGAGATGGAAAAGTAGTAGGGCCCGATCGCCTCGGCCACCTTCTTGATCAATGAGCTCTTCCCCGCCCCGCTTGGGCCCGAAAGCACCAGGATCGCTCCGCCGTTTTTGTTCATGCCTTCTCCCCGAATGAAATATCGATGCGTACGCCCATCGCCTTGAGGGCCTGGGCAACGGATTCGTCGCTGAGGATCGCCATCAGGTCCTGCAGCGCTTCGACGCCGCGGGCATGCAGGTCGATGTCGCTGAAATCCGTTCCGCCTTCGGCGGGTTCCGGCGCATCGGCGTCATAGAGTACCTCGTCGACGGGCCGTTCCCACTCCCTCCGGTCCAGGTGCTCCATCGCCGCCTCGATCTGCTCTTCGTAGCCGGCCGCCATCTCCTCGTCGCCTTCCACGGCGTCCAGAAGCTCTTTGAGCTCGTCGATCTCCGCACTGTTGAAAACCGGAGCCGACGACTCCGCCTCCCACGCTTCGGCCGCTTCGTCGGCATCGAAAACGTCGCTGCGTTCGACCAGGGCGCTTACCGCCAGTTCCGCATCATCCAGGGCATGGCCGAGCTCTTCGGGCAGGAACGGTTTGCCGAGCACGGCATCATACCCCTGGGGCATCGTTTCGAAGCGCGATCCGATAAAGATGGCGTAGTGCCCCTCTTTTTTTGCAGCTGCCGCGTCATAGCGCATCGCGACGCTGTCGTCGACGATCACGACATCCGCCCGTTGCCCGCCGGAGCGCTCCGTATTCAAAAAACTATCCCCGCGTTTTTGGGCCAGACGCTCGACCAGTTTAGCGACGATCGGTGTGGTGTTGAGCAGCGCGATGGTCATAACGTCCCTTGATTGCGGTATGAGAATACCCGTAAAAGTGTGTTAGCATTGTAACAAAAAAGCATCGTGATCCGAATGAAACACCTCCTCTTTGCCGGCCTTTTCCTCATGCCCCTCTTGGGCAGCGAGGCATTTTTGCTGCCGCACCGCTGGCAGGATGCCCGGCATGTTCTCGGGGTCATGATCCGCAGTGTTGACACCCCGCTCACCATCGTGACTGCGCGACTGGACGACCCCTATTTGCGCCGGACGCTCCGCCGTGCTCTTGAACAAGAGAAAGCGGTGACGCTCATCACGTCCTCGCCGGCAACGGCATCGCAGTGGGCGATGTATCGTTCCCTGCAGGCCTGTATCCTTCCACCGGACAGCAACATGACCTTCAGTCTCGTCCGTTCGTCCAAGCGAGGCTGTATGCTGAGCCACACCCTCGATACGGAGTTGCTTCGAAACATCCCGGGCCTGATGCTCTGCGATGACGGCACCGTGTTCGATGAAACACTCAGACTGCTGCGCCAAGAGTGCAAACCGTATTTCGCCCCTTAGCGCCTATTTGACCTGGACCAGCTTCTGATCTTCGAGCTTGTAGACCCGCTGGCAGCGGTCCGCCAGCTGCAGTTCATGCGTCACGAGCAGCAGACCGGCATCGTGTTCATGTATATAGCGGTCGAACAGGTCCATGACCTCGCAGGCCGTCTCCAGGTCCAGGTTCCCCGTCGGTTCGTCGGCATAGATGAGACGCGGTTTCTTTGTCAGCACCCGCGCGACGGAGAGGCGCTGCTGCTGCCCGCCGGAGAGCTCCGTCACTTTCTGGCCCACAACATGCTCGATCTTAAGCGCACGCAGCAGCTCCGATTCGACCGGTTCGTTGGAAAGGATGGAAGCGACCTCTAGGTTTTCCGCACCCGTAAACCCTTTGAAGAGATAGTGTGACTGGAAGATGATCCCCAGCTGATGCCGGCGAAGCTCCACCAGGCCGCGGTTGGAAAGCCCCTGCATCGGTTCGCCCATCAGGGTGACACTGCCGCTGTCGGGGGAGAGCAGCGTCGAGAGGATATGCAGCAGGGTCGATTTACCGCTGCCGCTGACGCCGATGATGGCGACGGACTCGTGACTGTCGATCGAGAGGTCGACGTCGGAAAAAAGCGGGTAATCGAAATGGTGGGCAATGCCGCTGGCTTCAAGCAGTTTCATGAATGCAATAGTAGTGCGTTTTGGGTTAGTTCTGGGTTAGTTTGAAGGGTTTTGGGAGAAAAGCGGGTGACGGTGTCACCCGGAAGAAGGCAACAGCCGGCTTACGCCATCTGTGCAGCGACTTCGGCAGCGAAGTCGTCTTGTTTCTTCTCGATGCCTTCGCCGACTTCAAGGCGGATGAAGGCAACGACTTCAGCACTGCCGCCGGCAGCTTTTGCCGCGTCAGCGACTGCCTGGGCAACCGTTTTCTTGTCGTCGAGAACATAGTTCTGATCCAGGAGACACTGCTCTTTATCGAGGGTAGTGTTGTCCTCGATGTAGCGTGCAAGTTTACCCGGCAGGATGTTCGGGATGATTTTCTCCGGTTTGCCTTCGGCGAGGAGTTCTTCTTTCATCTTCGCTTCGGCCACGGCCAGGACATCCTCAGTCAGTTGGGACATGGAGATGTACTCCGGAACGTTTTTAAGCGGCTTTTTCAGGCGGGAGAGCTCTTCGTTCTCTTTTTTGATCGCTTCGATGCGGCCTTTTGTTTCGGCAGCAACGAAATCAGCGTCGAAGTCTTTGAAGCTCAGCGTAGACGGTTTCATTGCAGACGCGTGCATCGCGACCTGCTTGGCAACCGGTACCATCGCTTCCGCTGTTTTCGCAGAGTCACACTCGATCGCAACGATAACACCGATGCGCGTGTTGGAGTGGATGTAACCGTTGACCGCGACGTTCTCGCTGCCGCTCAGTGCCGCGATGCGGCGCAGTTCGATCTTCTCACCGATCTTTGCGACCGCTTCGTCGAAGTAGACGCTGAACGCCTTGCCTTCGAGTTCCGTTTCGCGCAGTGCTTCCGCTGTATCGGCTTCCGTCGTGAATGCCTGCTCAACGGTTTTGGAAACGAGATTCTGGAAGCCGTCGTTTTTCGCAACGAAGTCCGTCTCGGAGTTGACTTCAACCAGAGTCGCGCGTTTGAAATCTGCAGAAATTTTCAGGCCGATAGAGCCCTCGGCAGCAACACGGTCCGCTTTTTTCGCTGCCTGAGCAATCCCGCGTTCACGCAGCCACTCTTTGGCTTTGTCCATGTCGCCGTTTGACTCGGTGAGCGCCTTTTTACAGTCCATCATCGGTGCGTCAGTTGCCTGACGCAGCTCTTTTACCATTGCTGCTGAGATTTCTGCCATGATTATGCTTCCTCTGTCGTTGTTTCTTCTGCTGCGGCTTCTACAGTTTCCGCCGCTTCAGCTTCTTCGCCTTCCGCTTCCGCGTTGTCGGCGATCATCGCTTTACCTTCGTTAACTGCTGCCGCCATCTCTTTACAGAAAAGCTGGATAGAGCGGATCGCGTCATCGTTACCCGGGATCGGGAAGTCGATCAGGTCCGGATCACAGTTTGTATCGAGCGGTGCAACAACCGGGATACCGAGGTTGCGTGCTTCTTTAACGGCGATGTGCTCTTTGACGGCGTCAACGACGAACATCATGTCCGGCAGTTTTTTCATATCGCGGATACCGCCGAGGTAGGACTCGAGCTTCTCTTTCGTACGTGCCATCATCAGCGCTTCTTTTTTGGTCAGAAGGTTGATCTGGCCGCTCTCTTGCATCTGCTCGATGACTTCAAGCTTGCGCAGAGACTTCTGGATCGTCGGGAAGTTCGTCAGCATACCGCCGAGCCAGCGGTTGTCGACGTAAGGCATACCGCAGCTCTCAGCCGCTTCTTTGATGGCAACGCGTGCCTGCTTCTTCGTACCGACGAACATGACGGTTTTGCCTTCGGCAGCAGCATCAACGACGATCTGGTACGTGTTGCGGAAATAGCGCAGCGTCTTCTGCAGGTCGATGATGTAAATGTTCTTGCGGACACCGAAGATGTATTTTTTCATTTTCGGGTTCCAGCGGCGTGTCTGGTGACCGAAGTGGACACCGCATTCGAGAAGGTCTTTCATAGTTACCATAATTATGGTCCTTTCAGCATCGTGCCCCGGGGGCACGATTAAATGTAAAAAATACCGGTTCGCTTCAATGCCCCCGGCAGTCCTCTTCTATTTTTTCAGACGAGGCTGCACCGGTTTTTGGGTTTGGCACCTGAGATCTTGTTCCCCGGCATTCCAACAGAACGCATGGAGAAAATCGCGGAATTTTATCTTATAAAGACTTAAGTAATAGTTAAGCATACATATTGATATCTCCTCCCGTTTCACCGCTGTTAATTTCAATTGCGCTTTATATTTATTCTGGTAGGCTGTGTAATACTATTGTGATTAATTCGTTTTTCTTATGTTAAGGATTAGATGTCCGGAAAAACGATACACATGTTCAAGGAGATAATAATGAAAACACCGTTGATCCTTTCCGTTGCCGCTGCGGCGATTCTGAGCGTCGGCCTCCAGGCCGATGAAACGACCGACCGCATGGAGGCGATGGAGGCCCAGATCGAGGCGCTGCAGGCGGAGCTTTCCGCCATGAAAGATGCCAAAGCCGACACAGCGGAAGCGGCGGTAGACGATGAAGAAGGCAGCGAAGAGGAAGGCGATGAGACCGATGAGCGTCTGACCGACCTCGAGGAACAGGTCAGCACGATCAACAAAAATACGTCGGGGAGCCACCTCAAGTTCGGCGTCGATTTCCGCACGGCCGTCGACAACCTGAACTACGAAATGGCCGGCAAGGCCTACAATCCGGACACGATGGCCTTTGACGGCGACGACACACAGAGCAACGACGCTTTCCTGACCAACCGCCTCTGGCTCAACATGGAGTGGCTGGCAACGGAAAATATGAGCTTCACCGGCCAGCTCGCCTACAACAAGGCCTACGGCTACCGCAGCGGGTTCAATGGCGGTTACCCCGGTTTCGAGACCTTTGACTGGATCACGAACGAAAATGCCTATGACGACGTTGTCCGTGTCCGTTCCGCGTATTTCTTCTACCGCAACGACACCTTCCTCGGTGCGGACATCCCCTGGACCTTCAGCATCGGCCGCCGCCCCTCTACGAACGGCCACCTCATCAACCTGCGCGACGATGACCGCCCTGCGTCACCGATGGGGCACAACATCAACGTCGAATTTGACGGCATGAGTTCCAAGTTCAGCTTTGAGGAGCTCACCGGTATCGACGGGATGTACATCAAGTTCTGCGCCGGCCGCGGCGGCACGAATGCCAACGCGAAGTTCTTTACGGTCAGCATGGAGAACAACAATACCCTGGGCACGGCGGCACCTTATGCCAAGAATGACGCCGACCTCCCCGACATCGACCTGGGCGGCGTGATCTTCGTCCCCTACGATGACGGTCAGTACAGCCTCGGCACGCAGTACTACTATGCCACACACCTCATCGACGCTTCCGTTACCCCGACTCCGGGCGGGTACGTCTTTAACGGGATGGAGGACGTCGGGAGCATGCACGCCGTCACGGCGAACTTCATGATCAACGGTATTGGCAACGGTTGGAGCGACTTCCTCGACGATACGGTCTTCTTCGCCAGCGGCGCGATGAGCATCACCGATCCCAAAGAGAACGGCCAGGGGATGCTGGGCTCCACCGACAGCAAAACCGGTTCGTCCTACTGGGTCGGGCTCCAGGTCCCGACGCTGTTCACCGATATGGGACGCATCGGCTTCGAATACAACCACGGTGACAAGTACTGGCGTTCCATTACCTACGCGGAGGATACGAACATCGGTTCCAAAGTCGCCGCACGCGGTAATGCTTATGAGGCCTACTATACGGACTACCTCATCGAAGATGTCTTCAGCTTCCAGATCCGCTATACGTACATCGACTACGAGTACACCGGTTCAAACGGCTTCTTCGGTACCGCAACGGGTGAGCCGCTCAAGATCGAAGATCTCGCGACGACCAATCCGGGACTGGCCAGCGTCACCGTCGACAAGGCCCAGGACATCCGCTTCTACCTGCGCTACCGCTACTAAGCGCCTGCCCTCCGGGCGGTGCCTTGTAACGTTTTACGTCGCCAACGGAAAAAATCCTTTAGCTGTTCTGCAGCTCCGCCAGCTTCTTCTTCACCTCTTCGACATGCACGATCTCGTACTTCTCACCGTTCTTTGAACGTTTCTGACGGACTTTGACATTCCCCCATGCCGCGGCAACCTTTCCTTGCGGATCGATGATATAGGTCGTACGGACGATCCCCATATACTCTTTGCCGTAGTTCTTCTTCAAAGCCCAGACGCCGTAATCTTCCATCATGGTATGCTCCGGGTCGCTGAGCAGGGTGATCTTCAGCGACTGCTTCTCGATAAAGCCGCGGTGGACCTTGGGCGAATCGGCGCTGACGCCGAAGATGGCGGCATTCAGCCCCTTGAATTCGGGCAGCTGTTCGGTAAAGTCGCACGCTTCGGTCGTACAGCCGGGCGTATTGTCCTTGGGATAGAAGTAGAGCACGATCCACTTTCCTTTGAGATCGCGCGAACAGATCTCCACCTCGTCCTGGTTCTCCAGGCAAAAATCCGGTGCAACGGTTCCGACTTCAAGCATTATTTTGTCCTTTATTTTTTGATGAATCATAGCATAGGTGCCAAGTGCAGCAACCATTCCTTCCCCGCAAAACCAATCGAAAGAGCTTCGGTTCCCGAAGCGCATAAAATCGATAGGCACCCTGCCGTTAAGCGTGCCGTGAAAGCCGCTGCGGAGGCACAAAGCCGGGAGCAGCGTGCGATTCGCGCAACGACGATTTTCTTTGGTTTCGTTTCTTTGTAAAAAGAAAGGAAAAGGAAAGACTCTTTGCCACTTTTTTAGAAAAAGTAGCGCAAAAAGCGGCCTTTCGCGAATCGCTCATCCCTCC is from Sulfurimonas sp. HSL-1656 and encodes:
- the argS gene encoding arginine--tRNA ligase, coding for MKQRVSALLKAQFEREVVLEKPKDRSFGHYATPIAFSLAKELRKSPMVIADELASSFGEHAMFTAVEATKGYINFRLSEAFMDEYAGWALANPDAFGHADREGKILLEFVSANPTGPLHIGHARGAVYGDTLLRLGRRLGYDITAEYYVNDAGNQIDLLGVSLQLEGQHSVLNMEVEWPEKYYRGEYMTILAEEALTAFGSDVLTNADRQKELALWAKDKVMDLIVSDLGDANIHFDTFVSEASLYDDWDRVMKKLGEGVYEGEEKLWLRSTEHGDEKDRVVVREDGRPTYLAGDIVYHNRKFEQGFDHYINIWGADHHGYIARVKAAARFLGYDPEKLEILLSQMVSLLKDGEPYKMSKRAGNVILMSDIVEEIGADALRFIFASKKSDTALEFDVETLKKQDNSNPVYYINYAHARIQTILSKSELSEEQIMAAELTGLNADADALLFEALLLPEVIEDAFASRQVQKLPEYLKSLAARLHKFYYDYRVLGTEEEAKLLKLFLMVALSIRTGLSLMGITAKDRMVADEK
- a CDS encoding twin-arginine translocase TatA/TatE family subunit; its protein translation is MGMPSGTELLLIFGIIVLLFGAKKIPDLAKGIGKGIKNFKNEMKDEPEEVASGEAPKKVEGGDATAASEAPKESEKQA
- the gmk gene encoding guanylate kinase encodes the protein MNKNGGAILVLSGPSGAGKSSLIKKVAEAIGPYYFSISTTTRPMREGEIDGVHYHFVDEESFKRDIDEENFLEYAVVHGNYYGTSLKPVKKALSEGKLVIFDIDVQGHDAVQNRMGDITTSAFITTPSLSELEQRLRSRATDAPEVIERRIDMAKREVQRMCEYDYIIINDDLDEAAEVLISVARAARLKVPTLTINEFVQAWEAQ
- a CDS encoding ABC transporter ATP-binding protein, whose amino-acid sequence is MKLLEASGIAHHFDYPLFSDVDLSIDSHESVAIIGVSGSGKSTLLHILSTLLSPDSGSVTLMGEPMQGLSNRGLVELRRHQLGIIFQSHYLFKGFTGAENLEVASILSNEPVESELLRALKIEHVVGQKVTELSGGQQQRLSVARVLTKKPRLIYADEPTGNLDLETACEVMDLFDRYIHEHDAGLLLVTHELQLADRCQRVYKLEDQKLVQVK
- the tsf gene encoding translation elongation factor Ts is translated as MAEISAAMVKELRQATDAPMMDCKKALTESNGDMDKAKEWLRERGIAQAAKKADRVAAEGSIGLKISADFKRATLVEVNSETDFVAKNDGFQNLVSKTVEQAFTTEADTAEALRETELEGKAFSVYFDEAVAKIGEKIELRRIAALSGSENVAVNGYIHSNTRIGVIVAIECDSAKTAEAMVPVAKQVAMHASAMKPSTLSFKDFDADFVAAETKGRIEAIKKENEELSRLKKPLKNVPEYISMSQLTEDVLAVAEAKMKEELLAEGKPEKIIPNILPGKLARYIEDNTTLDKEQCLLDQNYVLDDKKTVAQAVADAAKAAGGSAEVVAFIRLEVGEGIEKKQDDFAAEVAAQMA
- the rpsB gene encoding 30S ribosomal protein S2, which encodes MVTMKDLLECGVHFGHQTRRWNPKMKKYIFGVRKNIYIIDLQKTLRYFRNTYQIVVDAAAEGKTVMFVGTKKQARVAIKEAAESCGMPYVDNRWLGGMLTNFPTIQKSLRKLEVIEQMQESGQINLLTKKEALMMARTKEKLESYLGGIRDMKKLPDMMFVVDAVKEHIAVKEARNLGIPVVAPLDTNCDPDLIDFPIPGNDDAIRSIQLFCKEMAAAVNEGKAMIADNAEAEGEEAEAAETVEAAAEETTTEEA
- a CDS encoding DUF3373 family protein, with protein sequence MKTPLILSVAAAAILSVGLQADETTDRMEAMEAQIEALQAELSAMKDAKADTAEAAVDDEEGSEEEGDETDERLTDLEEQVSTINKNTSGSHLKFGVDFRTAVDNLNYEMAGKAYNPDTMAFDGDDTQSNDAFLTNRLWLNMEWLATENMSFTGQLAYNKAYGYRSGFNGGYPGFETFDWITNENAYDDVVRVRSAYFFYRNDTFLGADIPWTFSIGRRPSTNGHLINLRDDDRPASPMGHNINVEFDGMSSKFSFEELTGIDGMYIKFCAGRGGTNANAKFFTVSMENNNTLGTAAPYAKNDADLPDIDLGGVIFVPYDDGQYSLGTQYYYATHLIDASVTPTPGGYVFNGMEDVGSMHAVTANFMINGIGNGWSDFLDDTVFFASGAMSITDPKENGQGMLGSTDSKTGSSYWVGLQVPTLFTDMGRIGFEYNHGDKYWRSITYAEDTNIGSKVAARGNAYEAYYTDYLIEDVFSFQIRYTYIDYEYTGSNGFFGTATGEPLKIEDLATTNPGLASVTVDKAQDIRFYLRYRY
- a CDS encoding peroxiredoxin — protein: MLEVGTVAPDFCLENQDEVEICSRDLKGKWIVLYFYPKDNTPGCTTEACDFTEQLPEFKGLNAAIFGVSADSPKVHRGFIEKQSLKITLLSDPEHTMMEDYGVWALKKNYGKEYMGIVRTTYIIDPQGKVAAAWGNVKVRQKRSKNGEKYEIVHVEEVKKKLAELQNS